One window of the Chryseotalea sp. WA131a genome contains the following:
- a CDS encoding 30S ribosomal protein S16, with translation MVKIRLARRGRKKLSLFDVVVTDARAPRDGKFIEKIGTYNPGTVPATIELAEERAFHWLMVGAQPSDTVRAMLSYKGIMYKRHLQIGVNKGALSQETADAKLAEWLKVKNDKVEAKTANVGKAKLDAAKARKEAETKVKEARAEAIRKKAEVKEAAPVAEAAATEGETPTAETQA, from the coding sequence ATGGTAAAAATTAGATTAGCCCGCAGAGGCCGCAAAAAGTTGTCTTTGTTTGATGTAGTAGTGACAGATGCCCGCGCACCACGCGATGGTAAATTCATTGAAAAAATTGGTACTTATAATCCTGGCACGGTACCTGCCACAATCGAATTGGCAGAAGAAAGAGCATTCCATTGGTTAATGGTAGGTGCTCAGCCATCAGATACCGTTCGTGCTATGCTTTCATACAAAGGCATTATGTATAAGCGTCACCTTCAAATTGGTGTAAACAAAGGTGCTCTTTCACAAGAGACAGCTGATGCTAAACTAGCAGAATGGTTGAAAGTAAAAAATGATAAAGTCGAAGCCAAAACTGCGAATGTTGGCAAGGCTAAGTTAGACGCTGCCAAAGCACGCAAAGAAGCCGAAACAAAAGTGAAAGAAGCGCGCGCAGAAGCCATCCGCAAGAAGGCTGAAGTAAAAGAAGCCGCTCCAGTTGCAGAGGCTGCAGCTACCGAAGGTGAAACACCTACCGCAGAGACACAAGCATAA